GGCCGCGGCCAGGTGGCGGGAGATCGTCGGGGCGGACAACTACTTCCTGGAGTTGATGGACCACGGGCTGGATATCGAACGCCGGGTCCGCGACGGGTTGCTCGAGGTCGGCCGCACGCTCAACATCCGGCCGCTGGCCACCAACGACTGCCACTACGTCACCCGCGACGCCGCGCACAACCACGAGGCGCTGTTGTGTGTGCAGACCGGCAAGACGCTCTCGGATCCGAATCGGTTCAAGTTCGACGGCGACGGCTACTATCTGAAGTCGGCCGCCGAGATGCGCCAGATCTGGGACGACGAGGTGCCCGGCGCGTGTGACTCCACGCTGTTGATCGCCGAGCGGGTGCAGTCCTACGACGAGGTGTGGGCGCCGCGCGACCGGATCCCGGTCTTCCCGGTGCCCGAAGGGCACGACCAATCGTCCTGGCTGCGGCATGAGGTGGATGCCGGGCTGCGCCGACGGTTCCCCGACGGCCCGCCGGACGGTTACGAAGCGCGCGCCGCCTACGAGATCGACGTCATCTGCGCCAAGGGCTTCCCGTCCTACTTCTTGATCGTCGCCGACCTGATCAACCACGCGCGGTCGGTGGGCATCCGGGTCGGTCCCGGCCGCGGCTCGGCCGCCGGCTCGCTCGTCGCCTACGCCCTGGGCATCACCGACATCGACCCGATCCCGCACGGTCTGCTGTTCGAGCGGTTCCTCAACCCCGAGCGCACGTCGATGCCCGACATCGACATCGACTTCGACGACCGCCGCCGCGGCGAGATGGTGCGCTACGCCGCCGACAAGTGGGGCTCCGACCGGGTGGCCCAGGTCATTACCTTCGGCACCATCAAAACCAAAGCGGCGCTGAAGGATTCGGCGCGGATCCACTACGGCCAGCCCGGATTCGCGATCGCCGACCGGATCACCAAGGCGTTGCCGCCGCCGATCATGGCCAAGGACATTCCGCTCGCGGGGATCACCGACCCCAACCACGAGCGCTACAAAGAGGCCGCCGAGGTCCGCGGCCTGATCGAAACCGACCCCGATGTGCGCACCATCTACCAGACCGCACGCGGCCTGGAGGGCCTGATCCGCAACGCCGGTGTGCACGCCTGCGCGGTGATCATGAGCAGCGAGCCGCTGACCGAGGCGATCCCGCTGTGGAAGCGACCGCAGGACGGGGCCATCATCACCGGCTGGGATTACCCGTCGTGTGAGGCCATCGGCCTGCTGAAGATGGACTTCCTGGGCCTGCGCAACCTGACGATCATCGGCGACGCGATCGAGAACATCAAGGCCAACAGGGGAATCGACCTCGACCTGGAGGCGGTGCCGCTCGACGACAAGGCCACCTACGAGCTGCTGGGCCGCGGCGACACGCTGGGCGTGTTCCAGCTCGACGGCGGGCCGATGCGCGACCTGCTGCGCCGGATGCAGCCGACCGGGTTCGAGGACGTGGTCGCCGTCATCGCGCTCTACCGGCCCGGGCCGATGGGCATGAACGCCCACAACGACTACGCCGATCGCAAGAACAACCGGCAGGCGATCCGGCCCATTCACCCGGAGCTCGAGGAACCGCTGCGCGAGATCCTCGCCGAGACCTACGGCCTGATCGTGTATCAGGAGCAGATCATGCGCATCGCGCAGAAGGTGGCCGGCTACTCGCTGGCCCGAGCCGACATTCTGCGCAAGGCCATGGGCAAGAAGAAGCGCGAGGTGCTGGAGAAGGAGTTCGAGGGATTCTCCGACGGCATGAAGGGCAACGGGTTCTCGCCGGCGGCAATTAAAGCGTTGTGGGACACCATCCTTCCGTTCGCCGACTACGCGTTCAACAAGTCGCACGCCGCGGGCTATGGCATGGTCTCCTACTGGACGGCCTACCTCAAGGCGAACTATCCCGCGGAATACATGGCCGGCCTGCTGACCTCGGTCGGCGACGACAAGGACAAGGCGGCCGTCTACCTCGCCGACTGCCGCAAGCTGGGCATCACGGTGTTGCCGCCGGACGTCAACGAGTCCGGCCTGAACTTCGCGTCGGTGGGCACCGACATCCGCTACGGGCTGGGCGCGGTGCGCAACGTCGGCGCCAACGTGGTGGGATCGTTGCTGCAAACCCGCAGCGGCAAGGGCAAGTTCACCGACTTCTCGGATTACCTGAACAAGATCGACATTTCCGCGTGCACCAAGAAGGTCACCGAGTCGCTGATCAAGGCGGGCGCGTTCGACTCGCTGGGGCATCCCCGCAAAGGCCTGTTCCTGGTGCACACCGACGCCGTCGACTCGGTGCTGGGCACCAAGAAGGCCGAAGCGATGGGTCAGTTCGACCTGTTCGGCGGCGCCAATGATGACGGCACCGGCGCTGGAGACCCTGTGTTCACTATCAAGGTGCCTGACGACGAGTGGGAAGACAAGCACAAGCTGGCCCTGGAGCGGGAGATGCTGGGCCTATACGTGTCCGGCCATCCGCTCAACGGGGTGGCGCACCTGCTTTCCGCCCAGGTCGACACCGCGATCCCGGCGATCCTGGACGGCGATGTGTCCAACGACACCCAGGTGCGGGTGGGTGGCATCCTGGCTTCGGTGAACCGCCGGGTCAACAAGAACGGGATGCCTTGGGCATCAGCACAATTGGAAGACCTCACCGGTGGCATCGAAGTGATGTTCTTCCCGCAGGCGTACTCCGTTTACGGCGCCGAGATCGTCGACGACGCGGTGGTGCTGGTGAACGCCAAGGTCGCGATCCGCGACGAC
The nucleotide sequence above comes from Mycobacterium malmoense. Encoded proteins:
- the dnaE gene encoding DNA polymerase III subunit alpha — protein: MNQSSFVHLHNHTEYSMLDGAAKITPMLAEAERLEMAAIGMTDHGNMFGASEFYNAATKAGIKPIIGVEAYIAPGSRFDTRRVQWGDPSQKGDDVSGSGAYTHLTMVAENATGLRNLFRLSSLASFEGQLGKWSRMDAELIAEHADGIIITTGCPSGEVQTRLRLGQHREALEAAARWREIVGADNYFLELMDHGLDIERRVRDGLLEVGRTLNIRPLATNDCHYVTRDAAHNHEALLCVQTGKTLSDPNRFKFDGDGYYLKSAAEMRQIWDDEVPGACDSTLLIAERVQSYDEVWAPRDRIPVFPVPEGHDQSSWLRHEVDAGLRRRFPDGPPDGYEARAAYEIDVICAKGFPSYFLIVADLINHARSVGIRVGPGRGSAAGSLVAYALGITDIDPIPHGLLFERFLNPERTSMPDIDIDFDDRRRGEMVRYAADKWGSDRVAQVITFGTIKTKAALKDSARIHYGQPGFAIADRITKALPPPIMAKDIPLAGITDPNHERYKEAAEVRGLIETDPDVRTIYQTARGLEGLIRNAGVHACAVIMSSEPLTEAIPLWKRPQDGAIITGWDYPSCEAIGLLKMDFLGLRNLTIIGDAIENIKANRGIDLDLEAVPLDDKATYELLGRGDTLGVFQLDGGPMRDLLRRMQPTGFEDVVAVIALYRPGPMGMNAHNDYADRKNNRQAIRPIHPELEEPLREILAETYGLIVYQEQIMRIAQKVAGYSLARADILRKAMGKKKREVLEKEFEGFSDGMKGNGFSPAAIKALWDTILPFADYAFNKSHAAGYGMVSYWTAYLKANYPAEYMAGLLTSVGDDKDKAAVYLADCRKLGITVLPPDVNESGLNFASVGTDIRYGLGAVRNVGANVVGSLLQTRSGKGKFTDFSDYLNKIDISACTKKVTESLIKAGAFDSLGHPRKGLFLVHTDAVDSVLGTKKAEAMGQFDLFGGANDDGTGAGDPVFTIKVPDDEWEDKHKLALEREMLGLYVSGHPLNGVAHLLSAQVDTAIPAILDGDVSNDTQVRVGGILASVNRRVNKNGMPWASAQLEDLTGGIEVMFFPQAYSVYGAEIVDDAVVLVNAKVAIRDDRIALIANDLVVPDFSNARADRPLAVSLPTRQCTVDKVSALKQVLARHPGTSQVHLRLISGDRITTLELDQSLRVTPSPALMGDLKELLGPGCLGG